A single window of Hylaeus volcanicus isolate JK05 chromosome 8, UHH_iyHylVolc1.0_haploid, whole genome shotgun sequence DNA harbors:
- the LOC128881273 gene encoding thyroid receptor-interacting protein 6 isoform X2, whose protein sequence is MSNVSDLEQHIASLQINHRDGVKTVKPGKKVGPAVPPKPKKSQPQIPQSYTIKAASVPSYSTVLNNSGTNEKPSNLYVNSPSPYVSLNIEKNDFSLSSSTNGKDTSKIYQNNDNFYTHQAEEKFEPKYGYDEKNYYSNVGNMPAPQVPVDEHSRSVRNVVYSNIDPPVASMPVKTGGKTEKDIIYSNIEWNSKPENTYCNIPSAHDDLPPPPEPSEYVPCVPSSSFPPPPEELPPPPSPVSSSYSELRRATYQTDFPSDNYPNDIYGPSSQSSSTYESIYEPINPRPPSQLSCNYSMYSGYGSATSTQPQGKVSPVKEVDVLTDLLVQGMEDNAEDSDIYGICAQCGRKVEGEGAGCSAMDKVFHIDCFCCYVCKVNLQGKPFYSLESKPYCEEDYLNTLEKCCVCTRPILDRILRATGKPYHPSCFTCVVCGQSLDGIPFTVDATNQIHCIQCFHKKFAPRCCVCKLPITPEPGQEETVRVVALDRSFHIQCYKCEDCGLVLSSDSEGRGCYPLDDHVLCKSCNATRVQALTSHMTTEL, encoded by the exons atgtcgaatgtCAGTGATTTGGAGCAACACATTGCAAGCTTGCAAATTAATCATAGAGATGGTGTTAAAACTGTTAAGCCTGGAAAAAAAGTAGGACCAGCTGTACCACCAAAACCAAAAAAATCACAACCTCAG ATACCACAAAGTTACACCATAAAGGCTGCATCCGTGCCATCTTACAGTACAGTACTTAATAATTCTGGAACAAATGAAAAGCCATCAAATTTGTATGTAAACTCTCCCTCTCCATATGTATCATTgaacatagaaaaaaatgatttttcattgTCATCCTCCACAAATGGAAAAGATACATCTAAAATTTATCAGAATAATGATAACTTCTACACACATCAAGCAGAAGAAAAGTTTGAACCAAAATATGGATatgatgaaaaaaattactacTCAAATGTTGGAAATATGCCTGCCCCTCAAGTCCCAGTTGATGAACATTCAAGATCAGTAAGAAATGTTGTATACAGCAACATAGATCCTCCTGTAGCATCCATGCCAGTTAAAACTGGAGGTAAAACTGAAAAGGACATAATTTACAGTAACATTGAGTGGAATTCTAAACCAGAAAATACATATTGCAATATTCCTTCTGCTCATG ATGACTTACCACCACCGCCAGAACCTTCGGAGTATGTTCCTTGTGTTCCGAGTAGCTCCTTTCCACCACCACCGGAAGAGCTGCCGCCTCCGCCAAGTCCTGTTTCGTCCAGCTATAGCGAACTAAGACGTGCCACCTATCAAACTGATTTTCCTTCGGACAATTACCCAAACGATATTTATGGTCCTAGTTCACAGTCTAGTTCAACATATGAATCTATATACGAACCCATTAATCCTAGACCGCCATCCCAGTTGTCTTGCAATTATTCTATGTACTCTGGTTATGGATCCGCTACATCGACTCAACCGCAAGGAAAAGTATCTCCAGTTAAGGAA gtgGACGTCTTGACCGACTTATTAGTTCAAGGTATGGAGGACAATGCCGAAGATAGCGACATTTATGGAATTTGCGCACAGTGTGGCCGTAAAGTTGAAGGTGAAGGTGCCGGTTGCTCTGCGATGGATAAAGTGTTCCACATTGATTGTTTCTGTTGTTATGTTTGTAAAGTTAATTTGCAGGGTAAACCATTCTATTCTTTGGAGAGCAAACCGTACTGCGAAGAAGATTATCTGAATACATTAGAAAAGTGTTGTGTTTGCACCAGACCGATATTGGATAGAATATTAAGGGCTACAGGCAAACCTTATCATCCATCTTGCTTCACGTGCGTAGTTTGTGGTCAAAGCTTGGATGGTATACCGTTTACAGTGGATGCTACAAATCAAATTCATTGTATACAGTGCTTTCACAA AAAGTTTGCGCCACGCTGTTGCGTGTGCAAGCTACCGATCACGCCAGAACCAGGGCAAGAGGAAACAGTTCGGGTCGTCGCACTGGACCGTAGTTTCCATATACAATGTTACAAGTGCGAAGACTGTGGTTTGGTCCTGTCCTCAGACTCCGAGGGTCGCGGTTGCTATCCTTTGGATGACCATGTATTATGTAAAAGTTGCAATGCAACTCGTGTGCAAGCACTTACATCACATATGACGACAGAATTATGA
- the LOC128881273 gene encoding thyroid receptor-interacting protein 6 isoform X4 yields the protein MITSVFVMLLTMLYASFTRLFHYYMEMFMIPQSYTIKAASVPSYSTVLNNSGTNEKPSNLYVNSPSPYVSLNIEKNDFSLSSSTNGKDTSKIYQNNDNFYTHQAEEKFEPKYGYDEKNYYSNVGNMPAPQVPVDEHSRSVRNVVYSNIDPPVASMPVKTGGKTEKDIIYSNIEWNSKPENTYCNIPSAHDDLPPPPEPSEYVPCVPSSSFPPPPEELPPPPSPVSSSYSELRRATYQTDFPSDNYPNDIYGPSSQSSSTYESIYEPINPRPPSQLSCNYSMYSGYGSATSTQPQGKVSPVKEVDVLTDLLVQGMEDNAEDSDIYGICAQCGRKVEGEGAGCSAMDKVFHIDCFCCYVCKVNLQGKPFYSLESKPYCEEDYLNTLEKCCVCTRPILDRILRATGKPYHPSCFTCVVCGQSLDGIPFTVDATNQIHCIQCFHKKFAPRCCVCKLPITPEPGQEETVRVVALDRSFHIQCYKCEDCGLVLSSDSEGRGCYPLDDHVLCKSCNATRVQALTSHMTTEL from the exons ATGATAACAAGTGTATTTGTTATGCTGCTAACAATGTTATATGCTTCTTTTACACGTCTGTTCCATTATTATATGGAAATGTTTATG ATACCACAAAGTTACACCATAAAGGCTGCATCCGTGCCATCTTACAGTACAGTACTTAATAATTCTGGAACAAATGAAAAGCCATCAAATTTGTATGTAAACTCTCCCTCTCCATATGTATCATTgaacatagaaaaaaatgatttttcattgTCATCCTCCACAAATGGAAAAGATACATCTAAAATTTATCAGAATAATGATAACTTCTACACACATCAAGCAGAAGAAAAGTTTGAACCAAAATATGGATatgatgaaaaaaattactacTCAAATGTTGGAAATATGCCTGCCCCTCAAGTCCCAGTTGATGAACATTCAAGATCAGTAAGAAATGTTGTATACAGCAACATAGATCCTCCTGTAGCATCCATGCCAGTTAAAACTGGAGGTAAAACTGAAAAGGACATAATTTACAGTAACATTGAGTGGAATTCTAAACCAGAAAATACATATTGCAATATTCCTTCTGCTCATG ATGACTTACCACCACCGCCAGAACCTTCGGAGTATGTTCCTTGTGTTCCGAGTAGCTCCTTTCCACCACCACCGGAAGAGCTGCCGCCTCCGCCAAGTCCTGTTTCGTCCAGCTATAGCGAACTAAGACGTGCCACCTATCAAACTGATTTTCCTTCGGACAATTACCCAAACGATATTTATGGTCCTAGTTCACAGTCTAGTTCAACATATGAATCTATATACGAACCCATTAATCCTAGACCGCCATCCCAGTTGTCTTGCAATTATTCTATGTACTCTGGTTATGGATCCGCTACATCGACTCAACCGCAAGGAAAAGTATCTCCAGTTAAGGAA gtgGACGTCTTGACCGACTTATTAGTTCAAGGTATGGAGGACAATGCCGAAGATAGCGACATTTATGGAATTTGCGCACAGTGTGGCCGTAAAGTTGAAGGTGAAGGTGCCGGTTGCTCTGCGATGGATAAAGTGTTCCACATTGATTGTTTCTGTTGTTATGTTTGTAAAGTTAATTTGCAGGGTAAACCATTCTATTCTTTGGAGAGCAAACCGTACTGCGAAGAAGATTATCTGAATACATTAGAAAAGTGTTGTGTTTGCACCAGACCGATATTGGATAGAATATTAAGGGCTACAGGCAAACCTTATCATCCATCTTGCTTCACGTGCGTAGTTTGTGGTCAAAGCTTGGATGGTATACCGTTTACAGTGGATGCTACAAATCAAATTCATTGTATACAGTGCTTTCACAA AAAGTTTGCGCCACGCTGTTGCGTGTGCAAGCTACCGATCACGCCAGAACCAGGGCAAGAGGAAACAGTTCGGGTCGTCGCACTGGACCGTAGTTTCCATATACAATGTTACAAGTGCGAAGACTGTGGTTTGGTCCTGTCCTCAGACTCCGAGGGTCGCGGTTGCTATCCTTTGGATGACCATGTATTATGTAAAAGTTGCAATGCAACTCGTGTGCAAGCACTTACATCACATATGACGACAGAATTATGA
- the LOC128881273 gene encoding thyroid receptor-interacting protein 6 isoform X3, which yields MSNVSDLEQHIASLQINHRDGVKTVKPGKKVGPAVPPKPKKSQPQAASVPSYSTVLNNSGTNEKPSNLYVNSPSPYVSLNIEKNDFSLSSSTNGKDTSKIYQNNDNFYTHQAEEKFEPKYGYDEKNYYSNVGNMPAPQVPVDEHSRSVRNVVYSNIDPPVASMPVKTGGKTEKDIIYSNIEWNSKPENTYCNIPSAHDDLPPPPEPSEYVPCVPSSSFPPPPEELPPPPSPVSSSYSELRRATYQTDFPSDNYPNDIYGPSSQSSSTYESIYEPINPRPPSQLSCNYSMYSGYGSATSTQPQGKVSPVKEVDVLTDLLVQGMEDNAEDSDIYGICAQCGRKVEGEGAGCSAMDKVFHIDCFCCYVCKVNLQGKPFYSLESKPYCEEDYLNTLEKCCVCTRPILDRILRATGKPYHPSCFTCVVCGQSLDGIPFTVDATNQIHCIQCFHKKFAPRCCVCKLPITPEPGQEETVRVVALDRSFHIQCYKCEDCGLVLSSDSEGRGCYPLDDHVLCKSCNATRVQALTSHMTTEL from the exons atgtcgaatgtCAGTGATTTGGAGCAACACATTGCAAGCTTGCAAATTAATCATAGAGATGGTGTTAAAACTGTTAAGCCTGGAAAAAAAGTAGGACCAGCTGTACCACCAAAACCAAAAAAATCACAACCTCAG GCTGCATCCGTGCCATCTTACAGTACAGTACTTAATAATTCTGGAACAAATGAAAAGCCATCAAATTTGTATGTAAACTCTCCCTCTCCATATGTATCATTgaacatagaaaaaaatgatttttcattgTCATCCTCCACAAATGGAAAAGATACATCTAAAATTTATCAGAATAATGATAACTTCTACACACATCAAGCAGAAGAAAAGTTTGAACCAAAATATGGATatgatgaaaaaaattactacTCAAATGTTGGAAATATGCCTGCCCCTCAAGTCCCAGTTGATGAACATTCAAGATCAGTAAGAAATGTTGTATACAGCAACATAGATCCTCCTGTAGCATCCATGCCAGTTAAAACTGGAGGTAAAACTGAAAAGGACATAATTTACAGTAACATTGAGTGGAATTCTAAACCAGAAAATACATATTGCAATATTCCTTCTGCTCATG ATGACTTACCACCACCGCCAGAACCTTCGGAGTATGTTCCTTGTGTTCCGAGTAGCTCCTTTCCACCACCACCGGAAGAGCTGCCGCCTCCGCCAAGTCCTGTTTCGTCCAGCTATAGCGAACTAAGACGTGCCACCTATCAAACTGATTTTCCTTCGGACAATTACCCAAACGATATTTATGGTCCTAGTTCACAGTCTAGTTCAACATATGAATCTATATACGAACCCATTAATCCTAGACCGCCATCCCAGTTGTCTTGCAATTATTCTATGTACTCTGGTTATGGATCCGCTACATCGACTCAACCGCAAGGAAAAGTATCTCCAGTTAAGGAA gtgGACGTCTTGACCGACTTATTAGTTCAAGGTATGGAGGACAATGCCGAAGATAGCGACATTTATGGAATTTGCGCACAGTGTGGCCGTAAAGTTGAAGGTGAAGGTGCCGGTTGCTCTGCGATGGATAAAGTGTTCCACATTGATTGTTTCTGTTGTTATGTTTGTAAAGTTAATTTGCAGGGTAAACCATTCTATTCTTTGGAGAGCAAACCGTACTGCGAAGAAGATTATCTGAATACATTAGAAAAGTGTTGTGTTTGCACCAGACCGATATTGGATAGAATATTAAGGGCTACAGGCAAACCTTATCATCCATCTTGCTTCACGTGCGTAGTTTGTGGTCAAAGCTTGGATGGTATACCGTTTACAGTGGATGCTACAAATCAAATTCATTGTATACAGTGCTTTCACAA AAAGTTTGCGCCACGCTGTTGCGTGTGCAAGCTACCGATCACGCCAGAACCAGGGCAAGAGGAAACAGTTCGGGTCGTCGCACTGGACCGTAGTTTCCATATACAATGTTACAAGTGCGAAGACTGTGGTTTGGTCCTGTCCTCAGACTCCGAGGGTCGCGGTTGCTATCCTTTGGATGACCATGTATTATGTAAAAGTTGCAATGCAACTCGTGTGCAAGCACTTACATCACATATGACGACAGAATTATGA
- the LOC128881273 gene encoding thyroid receptor-interacting protein 6 isoform X1, producing MLLFAGKMSNVSDLEQHIASLQINHRDGVKTVKPGKKVGPAVPPKPKKSQPQIPQSYTIKAASVPSYSTVLNNSGTNEKPSNLYVNSPSPYVSLNIEKNDFSLSSSTNGKDTSKIYQNNDNFYTHQAEEKFEPKYGYDEKNYYSNVGNMPAPQVPVDEHSRSVRNVVYSNIDPPVASMPVKTGGKTEKDIIYSNIEWNSKPENTYCNIPSAHDDLPPPPEPSEYVPCVPSSSFPPPPEELPPPPSPVSSSYSELRRATYQTDFPSDNYPNDIYGPSSQSSSTYESIYEPINPRPPSQLSCNYSMYSGYGSATSTQPQGKVSPVKEVDVLTDLLVQGMEDNAEDSDIYGICAQCGRKVEGEGAGCSAMDKVFHIDCFCCYVCKVNLQGKPFYSLESKPYCEEDYLNTLEKCCVCTRPILDRILRATGKPYHPSCFTCVVCGQSLDGIPFTVDATNQIHCIQCFHKKFAPRCCVCKLPITPEPGQEETVRVVALDRSFHIQCYKCEDCGLVLSSDSEGRGCYPLDDHVLCKSCNATRVQALTSHMTTEL from the exons ATGCTACTGTTTGCaggaaaaatgtcgaatgtCAGTGATTTGGAGCAACACATTGCAAGCTTGCAAATTAATCATAGAGATGGTGTTAAAACTGTTAAGCCTGGAAAAAAAGTAGGACCAGCTGTACCACCAAAACCAAAAAAATCACAACCTCAG ATACCACAAAGTTACACCATAAAGGCTGCATCCGTGCCATCTTACAGTACAGTACTTAATAATTCTGGAACAAATGAAAAGCCATCAAATTTGTATGTAAACTCTCCCTCTCCATATGTATCATTgaacatagaaaaaaatgatttttcattgTCATCCTCCACAAATGGAAAAGATACATCTAAAATTTATCAGAATAATGATAACTTCTACACACATCAAGCAGAAGAAAAGTTTGAACCAAAATATGGATatgatgaaaaaaattactacTCAAATGTTGGAAATATGCCTGCCCCTCAAGTCCCAGTTGATGAACATTCAAGATCAGTAAGAAATGTTGTATACAGCAACATAGATCCTCCTGTAGCATCCATGCCAGTTAAAACTGGAGGTAAAACTGAAAAGGACATAATTTACAGTAACATTGAGTGGAATTCTAAACCAGAAAATACATATTGCAATATTCCTTCTGCTCATG ATGACTTACCACCACCGCCAGAACCTTCGGAGTATGTTCCTTGTGTTCCGAGTAGCTCCTTTCCACCACCACCGGAAGAGCTGCCGCCTCCGCCAAGTCCTGTTTCGTCCAGCTATAGCGAACTAAGACGTGCCACCTATCAAACTGATTTTCCTTCGGACAATTACCCAAACGATATTTATGGTCCTAGTTCACAGTCTAGTTCAACATATGAATCTATATACGAACCCATTAATCCTAGACCGCCATCCCAGTTGTCTTGCAATTATTCTATGTACTCTGGTTATGGATCCGCTACATCGACTCAACCGCAAGGAAAAGTATCTCCAGTTAAGGAA gtgGACGTCTTGACCGACTTATTAGTTCAAGGTATGGAGGACAATGCCGAAGATAGCGACATTTATGGAATTTGCGCACAGTGTGGCCGTAAAGTTGAAGGTGAAGGTGCCGGTTGCTCTGCGATGGATAAAGTGTTCCACATTGATTGTTTCTGTTGTTATGTTTGTAAAGTTAATTTGCAGGGTAAACCATTCTATTCTTTGGAGAGCAAACCGTACTGCGAAGAAGATTATCTGAATACATTAGAAAAGTGTTGTGTTTGCACCAGACCGATATTGGATAGAATATTAAGGGCTACAGGCAAACCTTATCATCCATCTTGCTTCACGTGCGTAGTTTGTGGTCAAAGCTTGGATGGTATACCGTTTACAGTGGATGCTACAAATCAAATTCATTGTATACAGTGCTTTCACAA AAAGTTTGCGCCACGCTGTTGCGTGTGCAAGCTACCGATCACGCCAGAACCAGGGCAAGAGGAAACAGTTCGGGTCGTCGCACTGGACCGTAGTTTCCATATACAATGTTACAAGTGCGAAGACTGTGGTTTGGTCCTGTCCTCAGACTCCGAGGGTCGCGGTTGCTATCCTTTGGATGACCATGTATTATGTAAAAGTTGCAATGCAACTCGTGTGCAAGCACTTACATCACATATGACGACAGAATTATGA